Proteins encoded by one window of Flavobacterium sp. N502540:
- a CDS encoding DeoR/GlpR family DNA-binding transcription regulator, with protein sequence MNNDNEVVNYTKEERKNLILKEINLHTRVSFETLSAKLFVSEDTVRRDINELESESLLIKVKGGAMTKAYHHSSSNQTYAGEAKQTIAQKTLGLLRDGMVLLLGGGTTIREFIRLIPDTLNLTIFTVTVLSAVELLDKPNVKIIMIGGSISSYSQMCVSGDVYNQLANIKVDLLILGTNALDIEGGFSDSDWETVQVKKAMIQASEKTAILTISEKLDTVLKMKIANLSEVDYVVTEVDPDHEKLQAYKKAVPSLVFV encoded by the coding sequence ATGAATAATGATAATGAAGTGGTTAATTACACCAAGGAAGAACGTAAAAATCTTATTTTAAAAGAGATTAACCTGCACACCCGTGTAAGTTTTGAAACCCTTTCGGCTAAATTATTTGTTTCAGAAGATACTGTGAGACGAGATATTAATGAACTTGAATCAGAATCTTTATTGATAAAAGTAAAGGGTGGTGCGATGACAAAAGCCTATCACCATTCTTCTTCCAATCAGACTTATGCAGGTGAAGCAAAACAAACCATTGCACAGAAAACTTTAGGTTTACTTCGTGATGGTATGGTTTTATTACTTGGTGGAGGAACAACCATCAGAGAATTTATCCGATTGATTCCCGATACTTTAAATCTGACTATTTTTACCGTTACTGTTTTATCAGCGGTGGAACTTCTGGACAAACCCAATGTTAAAATTATCATGATTGGCGGCAGCATTTCGTCGTACAGCCAAATGTGTGTGAGCGGCGATGTCTACAATCAGCTGGCTAATATTAAAGTCGATTTGTTAATATTAGGAACCAATGCCTTAGACATCGAAGGCGGCTTTTCGGATTCGGACTGGGAAACGGTTCAGGTAAAAAAAGCAATGATTCAGGCTTCTGAAAAAACAGCCATTCTTACGATTTCTGAAAAACTGGATACGGTTCTAAAAATGAAAATTGCCAACTTATCCGAGGTTGATTATGTGGTGACGGAAGTAGATCCGGATCACGAAAAACTACAGGCGTATAAGAAGGCAGTTCCCAGTTTAGTCTTTGTTTAA
- a CDS encoding family 20 glycosylhydrolase — protein sequence MQKSVFLLLLFCYSFGSAQTSSTNNSIIPAPNSYKATGDSIRFNGQIKVLFEKNKYSAKEQKTAKLLESAINANTANQKSTIDVVFITQNPAPSLKKEGYKIVITPKKITVTGSEEGLFYAVQSLLQMLPNKPKSQEIKLPCVTIEDEPRYDYRGLHLDVCRHFFSVDVIKDFIAQMSSYKLNNFHWHLTDDQGWRIEIKKYPKLTEVGSKRAQTLVGNKFERFPYFFDGNPYGGFYTQEEIKDVVKFAEEHYVNVIPEIEMPGHATAAVTAYPNLSCFPDRPYKVIEYWGVFEDIFCAGKEETFTFLEDVLTEVMALFPSKYIHIGGDECPKARWKECPNCQKKIKELGLKNEHELQTYLTTRIEKFLNNNGRQILGWDEMLEGGLTPNAAVMSWRGESGGIAAAKQKHFVIMNPEHILYLDYNQAYSPNEPLTVGRLVTVEKMYHYNPTPVDSLTVDEQKYIMGVQSNLWSEYLTSPAKLNYQLYPRMFALAETAWTQPQHKNYNNFVLNRMPHHLEKLELQKRLYKVPTPFGANETALIASKYVLDLKPTIKNGQIFYTIDGYNPDETANLYEKPVTIHIPKGEFRTVKTVQISPSGRKSSINKIIIRNPDLKPALAVKPTKQGLKYEYFIGTLFQQVQDLELAKPVNSGIFEGTVSSEKWKTKKERYIGLKFDGYIYVPETGNYKFSTLSDDGSKLFIDNELIVNNDGIHWLNEAYGAVKLEKGFHKFNISYFDQVGGTTLNCFIQPEGKEKQEISASQFYYE from the coding sequence ATGCAAAAAAGTGTTTTTCTTCTTTTACTATTTTGTTATTCTTTTGGAAGTGCTCAAACTTCTTCAACTAATAATTCAATCATTCCGGCTCCCAACTCTTATAAGGCAACCGGAGACAGTATTCGTTTCAACGGACAAATTAAAGTGCTGTTTGAAAAGAATAAATACAGCGCTAAAGAACAAAAAACGGCAAAGCTGTTGGAGTCTGCCATAAACGCAAACACAGCAAACCAAAAAAGCACTATCGATGTTGTATTCATAACACAAAATCCAGCTCCTTCTCTAAAAAAAGAAGGGTACAAAATTGTCATCACTCCTAAAAAAATAACCGTTACCGGAAGTGAAGAAGGATTGTTTTATGCGGTTCAGAGTTTACTGCAAATGCTTCCGAACAAACCCAAAAGTCAGGAAATAAAACTCCCTTGTGTTACGATAGAAGATGAACCGAGATACGATTACCGAGGCCTGCATTTAGACGTTTGCCGTCACTTTTTTAGTGTTGACGTTATAAAAGATTTTATCGCTCAGATGTCCAGCTATAAATTAAATAATTTCCATTGGCATTTAACTGACGATCAGGGCTGGAGAATCGAAATTAAAAAATACCCAAAACTAACCGAAGTAGGTTCCAAAAGAGCACAGACTCTCGTAGGAAACAAGTTCGAGAGATTCCCTTATTTTTTTGACGGAAATCCTTATGGAGGTTTTTATACTCAGGAAGAAATCAAGGACGTGGTAAAATTTGCTGAAGAACATTATGTCAATGTGATCCCCGAAATCGAAATGCCGGGGCATGCCACAGCAGCCGTTACCGCTTATCCAAATTTATCCTGTTTTCCGGATCGCCCTTATAAAGTTATTGAATACTGGGGCGTATTTGAAGATATATTCTGTGCCGGAAAAGAAGAAACCTTTACTTTTCTGGAAGATGTTTTAACCGAAGTTATGGCTTTATTCCCCAGCAAATACATTCACATTGGTGGTGACGAATGCCCAAAAGCCAGATGGAAAGAATGCCCAAACTGTCAAAAAAAGATCAAAGAATTAGGATTGAAAAACGAACATGAATTACAAACTTATCTTACCACCAGAATAGAAAAATTCCTGAACAACAATGGAAGACAAATTCTGGGCTGGGACGAAATGCTTGAAGGCGGGCTGACTCCAAACGCAGCAGTAATGTCCTGGCGCGGAGAATCGGGCGGAATTGCCGCCGCCAAACAAAAACACTTTGTCATCATGAATCCGGAGCACATTTTGTATCTGGATTACAACCAGGCGTATTCTCCTAATGAACCTCTAACCGTTGGAAGATTGGTTACTGTCGAAAAAATGTACCATTACAACCCCACTCCGGTGGACAGTCTGACGGTTGACGAACAAAAATACATCATGGGCGTACAGTCTAATTTATGGTCAGAATATTTGACGAGTCCGGCCAAATTAAATTATCAGCTTTATCCCCGAATGTTTGCCTTGGCAGAAACTGCCTGGACCCAGCCTCAGCACAAAAACTACAATAATTTTGTTCTGAATCGCATGCCGCATCATTTAGAAAAACTGGAATTACAAAAAAGATTATACAAAGTCCCAACACCGTTTGGGGCAAATGAAACGGCTCTAATTGCTTCCAAATATGTACTGGATCTAAAACCTACCATTAAAAATGGACAGATTTTCTACACGATTGATGGCTATAATCCGGATGAAACCGCAAACCTTTATGAAAAACCAGTCACGATACACATTCCAAAAGGAGAATTCAGAACCGTAAAAACAGTTCAGATTAGCCCAAGTGGAAGAAAAAGTTCTATCAACAAGATAATAATCCGAAATCCGGATTTAAAACCTGCTTTAGCGGTAAAACCAACCAAACAAGGTTTAAAATACGAATACTTTATCGGAACCTTATTTCAGCAGGTTCAGGATTTAGAATTAGCAAAACCTGTGAATTCGGGGATCTTTGAAGGGACTGTGAGCAGTGAAAAATGGAAAACGAAAAAAGAGCGCTATATTGGCCTAAAATTCGATGGATATATCTACGTGCCGGAAACTGGAAATTATAAGTTTTCAACGCTTTCAGACGACGGATCTAAGCTTTTCATCGACAATGAGCTAATCGTTAACAACGACGGAATACATTGGCTCAATGAAGCCTATGGAGCCGTGAAACTTGAAAAAGGATTTCACAAATTCAACATCAGCTATTTTGATCAGGTAGGCGGAACTACTTTAAACTGTTTCATCCAGCCCGAAGGAAAAGAAAAACAGGAAATAAGCGCTTCGCAATTCTATTACGAATAA
- a CDS encoding succinate dehydrogenase/fumarate reductase iron-sulfur subunit: MKLTLKIWRQKNAQDKGGIVEYPIDGIEPDMSFLEMLDVLNEQLINKGDEPVAFDHDCREGICGMCSLFINGEAHGPDRGVTTCQLHMRMFKDGDTIFIEPFRAKAFPVIKDLVVDRSSFDRIQHAGGFISVNTSGNTIDANTIPINKDDADKSFDAAACIGCGACVATCKNSSAMLFVSAKVSQYALLPQGKVEAVDRVLNMVHQMDAEGFGNCTNTGACEVECPKGISLENIARMNREYLAASLKG; encoded by the coding sequence ATGAAACTTACATTAAAAATATGGCGTCAGAAAAACGCCCAAGATAAAGGAGGGATTGTAGAATATCCTATTGACGGAATTGAACCGGATATGTCTTTCCTTGAAATGCTTGACGTTCTTAACGAACAATTGATCAATAAAGGAGACGAACCGGTAGCATTTGACCACGATTGTCGCGAAGGAATTTGCGGAATGTGTTCATTGTTTATCAACGGAGAAGCACATGGACCAGACAGAGGTGTTACTACTTGTCAGTTGCACATGCGTATGTTCAAAGATGGTGATACGATTTTTATCGAGCCATTTAGAGCAAAAGCTTTCCCGGTAATTAAAGATTTAGTAGTTGACAGAAGTTCTTTTGACAGAATTCAACATGCAGGAGGATTTATCTCTGTAAATACTTCAGGAAATACAATCGATGCAAATACAATTCCAATCAACAAAGACGATGCAGATAAATCTTTTGATGCTGCAGCTTGTATTGGTTGTGGAGCTTGTGTTGCAACTTGTAAAAACTCATCAGCAATGTTGTTCGTTTCTGCAAAAGTATCTCAATACGCTTTATTACCACAAGGTAAAGTTGAAGCAGTTGACCGTGTTTTAAATATGGTTCACCAAATGGATGCTGAAGGTTTTGGTAACTGTACAAATACCGGAGCTTGTGAGGTAGAATGTCCTAAAGGAATTTCTCTTGAAAATATTGCACGTATGAACCGTGAGTATTTAGCAGCAAGCTTGAAAGGATAA
- a CDS encoding fumarate reductase/succinate dehydrogenase flavoprotein subunit, with protein sequence MALDSKIPNGPISDKWTNYKDHINLVNPANKRNLDIIIVGTGLAGGSAAATLAELGYNVKAFCFQDSPRRAHSIAAQGGINAAKNYKGDGDSVYRLFYDTVKGGDYRAREANVHRLAEVSANIIDQCVAQGVPLAREYGGLLDNRSFGGTLVSRTFYAQGQTGQQLLLGAYSAMNRQIGRGKVKMYNRHEMLDIVIVDGKARGIIARNLITGEIERHSAHAVVVGSGGYGNVFFLSTNAMGSNATAAWKIHKKGAFFANPCYTQIHPTCIPVSGDHQSKLTLMSESLRNDGRIWVPAKLEDAKAIREGKKKATDLSEDERDYFLERRYPAFGNLVPRDVASRAAKERCDAGFGVNKTGEAVYLDFAAAIKRYGAEAAHVKGLNENDSALVTKLGTDIVKSKYGNLFQMYLKIVDEDPYVTPMMIYPAVHYTMGGTWVDYNLMTTIPGCFSIGESNFSDHGANRLGASALMQGLADGYFVLPYTIGDYLAPDIKMGPISTDLPEFVEAEKGVKDQIERFINNKGTHSVDYFHKKLGKIMWDKVGMARNAKGLAEAIEEIAALREEFYKDVKVPGSANEFNQELEKATRVADFLELGELFAKDALHRNESCGGHFREEYQTEEGEALRDDENFAYVAAWEYKGKPSDAVLHKEPLVYENIKLVQRSYK encoded by the coding sequence ATGGCATTAGATTCAAAAATTCCAAATGGTCCAATATCGGACAAATGGACAAATTATAAAGATCATATTAATTTAGTAAACCCTGCTAACAAACGTAATTTAGATATTATTATAGTTGGAACAGGTTTGGCTGGAGGTTCTGCTGCGGCTACTTTGGCTGAGTTAGGATATAACGTAAAAGCTTTCTGTTTTCAGGATTCACCACGTCGTGCGCACTCTATTGCTGCACAAGGGGGTATCAATGCTGCAAAAAATTATAAAGGTGACGGTGACTCTGTTTACAGATTATTTTATGATACTGTAAAAGGAGGTGACTACCGTGCACGTGAGGCAAACGTTCACCGTTTGGCTGAAGTTTCTGCTAATATTATTGACCAGTGTGTGGCTCAAGGGGTACCATTGGCTCGTGAATATGGTGGATTATTGGATAACCGTTCTTTTGGAGGAACTTTGGTTTCCCGTACTTTTTACGCACAAGGACAAACCGGACAACAATTATTGTTAGGAGCTTATTCTGCAATGAACCGTCAGATTGGTCGTGGAAAAGTGAAAATGTACAACCGTCACGAAATGCTTGACATTGTAATCGTTGACGGAAAAGCGAGAGGTATTATCGCTCGTAATCTTATCACAGGAGAAATTGAAAGACACTCTGCTCACGCGGTAGTAGTAGGTTCAGGAGGATACGGAAACGTATTTTTCTTATCTACAAATGCTATGGGAAGTAACGCAACAGCAGCTTGGAAAATACATAAAAAAGGAGCGTTTTTTGCAAATCCTTGTTACACACAAATTCACCCAACTTGTATTCCGGTTTCAGGAGATCACCAGTCAAAATTGACTTTGATGTCTGAATCGTTACGTAATGACGGTCGTATTTGGGTTCCTGCAAAATTAGAAGATGCAAAAGCAATTCGTGAAGGAAAGAAAAAAGCAACTGATTTATCTGAAGACGAAAGAGATTATTTCTTAGAAAGAAGATATCCTGCTTTTGGTAACTTAGTACCTCGTGACGTTGCGTCTCGTGCTGCAAAGGAAAGATGTGATGCCGGTTTTGGTGTGAACAAAACAGGAGAAGCGGTTTACTTAGATTTCGCTGCTGCTATTAAACGCTACGGTGCTGAGGCTGCTCACGTAAAAGGATTGAATGAAAATGACAGTGCGTTAGTTACTAAATTAGGAACGGATATTGTAAAAAGCAAGTACGGAAACTTATTCCAGATGTACTTAAAAATTGTTGACGAAGATCCTTATGTAACGCCAATGATGATTTACCCTGCGGTTCACTACACTATGGGTGGTACCTGGGTTGATTATAACTTAATGACTACCATTCCGGGATGTTTCTCAATCGGAGAATCTAACTTCTCTGATCACGGAGCAAACAGACTTGGAGCTTCTGCCTTAATGCAAGGTTTAGCAGATGGTTATTTCGTATTACCCTATACTATCGGGGATTATTTGGCTCCGGATATTAAAATGGGACCTATTTCTACAGATTTACCAGAATTCGTAGAAGCAGAAAAAGGAGTAAAAGATCAAATCGAGAGATTTATCAATAATAAAGGAACTCATTCTGTAGATTATTTCCATAAGAAATTAGGAAAAATCATGTGGGATAAAGTAGGTATGGCTCGTAATGCTAAAGGTTTAGCCGAAGCTATCGAAGAAATTGCTGCTTTACGTGAGGAGTTTTATAAAGACGTAAAAGTACCTGGAAGTGCTAACGAATTTAACCAGGAATTAGAAAAAGCAACTCGTGTTGCGGATTTCTTAGAATTGGGAGAGTTGTTTGCAAAAGATGCTTTACACCGTAACGAATCTTGTGGAGGTCACTTCCGTGAAGAATATCAAACAGAAGAAGGTGAAGCACTTCGTGATGATGAGAACTTTGCATACGTTGCAGCTTGGGAATACAAAGGAAAACCAAGTGACGCCGTATTACACAAAGAGCCTCTGGTTTACGAAAACATCAAATTAGTACAACGTAGTTATAAATAG
- a CDS encoding succinate dehydrogenase cytochrome b subunit has protein sequence MAQSALLNASILKKVAMALSGIFLITFLALHVSLNFISIISEDVFNEASHFMGYNPLIQYVMQPVLAIGVIFHFVMGFVLTAQNSAARPIAYAKYNGAANASWTSRNMIISGLVILAFLGLHFYDFWFPEVTYKYIAGTAPDATRYYGELVHKFHDPIRTGIYCISFVLLGFHLWHGFSSSLQSVGMHNKYSRFLSKVGYGFAVVVPALFVIIALFHHFNN, from the coding sequence ATGGCACAATCTGCACTATTGAATGCTTCCATCTTAAAGAAAGTGGCTATGGCTCTTTCGGGAATATTCTTAATCACGTTTTTAGCGCTGCATGTTTCCTTAAATTTTATTTCTATTATTAGTGAAGATGTTTTTAACGAAGCTTCTCACTTTATGGGATACAATCCGCTGATTCAATATGTAATGCAACCTGTTTTGGCAATCGGAGTAATTTTCCATTTCGTAATGGGATTTGTATTGACTGCTCAAAATAGCGCAGCAAGACCAATTGCTTATGCAAAATACAACGGAGCTGCTAATGCTTCTTGGACTTCGAGAAACATGATTATCTCAGGCTTAGTTATTTTGGCTTTCTTAGGATTGCATTTCTATGATTTTTGGTTTCCTGAAGTTACTTACAAATATATTGCAGGTACAGCACCAGACGCGACAAGATATTATGGAGAGCTAGTGCATAAGTTTCATGATCCAATCCGCACAGGTATTTACTGTATCTCATTTGTGTTATTAGGATTCCACCTTTGGCACGGATTCAGTTCATCTCTTCAATCAGTTGGGATGCACAATAAGTATTCCCGATTCTTAAGTAAAGTTGGTTATGGATTTGCGGTTGTAGTACCGGCACTTTTCGTTATCATCGCATTATTTCATCATTTCAATAATTAA
- a CDS encoding hydroxymethylglutaryl-CoA synthase family protein yields the protein MKTGIDAISFDVANIHLPIKTLATARNIEPEKLEKGLGLIKMTLPDVHQDPVVFGANALTKLILDHNINLNEISRIYVGTESGIDSSKPISSFLISLMEQKFGEDTLAECDVVDFTFACIGGVDALQNCIDFVKLNPAKKAIVVTTDFAKYDLNSTGEYTQGAGAVAMLVTSSPRIIAFDENWATSTKGVFDFFKPYRTLSKEEITKNTNNDLWFDNLEAEIEIHKDQPVFDGQYSNQCYMDRTRDAYFTFKKLKNTTETLYNTWNSIIMHLPYSFQGRRMLSEIYALDSAEKIIAENIDTADYQTKIKEVAKSDAYKEFVTKKLQPAELASSLIGNLYTGSIFMGLLSTLAHFYDTNKEIVGTQFGFLAYGSGSKSKVFEGTIQPQWKSALENVKLFENLKESTEIDFNTYESLHKKEQKQSVRTPKNEWILDRIEKEIPVLIGARYYKWVD from the coding sequence ATGAAAACAGGAATTGACGCTATTTCTTTTGATGTAGCCAACATACATTTACCCATAAAAACTTTGGCGACTGCCAGAAATATCGAACCCGAAAAATTAGAAAAAGGCCTTGGACTAATTAAAATGACTTTACCCGATGTACATCAGGATCCGGTAGTTTTTGGCGCCAATGCTTTAACCAAACTTATTTTGGACCACAATATCAACCTAAACGAAATTAGCAGGATCTATGTTGGAACTGAAAGTGGTATCGACAGCTCTAAACCGATCAGTTCTTTTTTAATTAGTTTGATGGAACAAAAATTTGGCGAAGATACTTTGGCGGAATGTGATGTAGTCGATTTTACTTTTGCCTGTATCGGTGGTGTTGACGCTTTGCAAAATTGTATTGATTTTGTAAAACTGAATCCAGCCAAAAAAGCAATTGTCGTAACAACCGATTTTGCCAAATACGATTTAAACTCTACCGGAGAATATACCCAGGGTGCCGGAGCCGTTGCAATGTTAGTAACTTCGAGCCCCAGAATTATCGCTTTTGACGAAAACTGGGCAACGAGCACAAAAGGAGTTTTCGACTTCTTTAAACCGTACCGAACCCTTTCTAAAGAAGAAATCACTAAAAATACCAACAACGATCTTTGGTTTGATAATTTAGAAGCCGAAATAGAAATCCATAAAGACCAGCCGGTTTTCGACGGCCAGTATTCAAATCAGTGTTATATGGATCGTACCCGTGATGCTTATTTCACCTTCAAAAAACTAAAAAATACTACGGAAACTTTATACAATACCTGGAACAGTATTATCATGCATCTTCCGTACTCTTTTCAGGGACGACGCATGTTATCTGAAATTTACGCTTTAGACAGTGCCGAAAAAATCATTGCAGAAAATATTGATACAGCAGATTATCAGACTAAAATTAAGGAAGTCGCAAAATCGGATGCATACAAAGAATTCGTTACCAAAAAATTACAACCTGCAGAATTAGCTTCTTCTTTAATCGGAAACCTTTACACGGGGTCAATTTTCATGGGATTGTTATCGACTTTGGCTCATTTTTATGACACCAATAAAGAAATCGTGGGAACTCAATTTGGATTTTTAGCTTACGGAAGCGGATCGAAATCAAAAGTTTTTGAAGGAACAATTCAACCGCAATGGAAATCAGCTTTAGAAAATGTAAAGCTTTTTGAAAACCTAAAAGAAAGCACAGAAATTGATTTCAACACTTACGAAAGTCTTCATAAAAAAGAACAAAAACAAAGCGTCAGAACTCCAAAAAACGAATGGATTCTAGATAGAATTGAGAAAGAGATCCCTGTTTTGATTGGGGCGAGATATTATAAGTGGGTTGATTAA
- a CDS encoding LytTR family DNA-binding domain-containing protein: MQQLNTSIKHHLIVGALISVWLFVFAFIIRPFDDGTINFKAWLLISLGFSVLAFLCYSIVGFVQKNIYAKRSKWNISLEIATIVFFYLIYLFGTYTYYKSPILNGGYSFTAFFSIIFIKVVLILTPVIVLARRYLLKLIPVKEDFLVIKGENKLDFLKIKKADLVCVSNAQNYVEIFYLENNQLRAKLIRSSLKKVQEDFDFLLQIHRSHLINPTHFKSWRNSNTILLTQIELPVSKNYKASLLTL, from the coding sequence ATGCAGCAATTAAATACGTCGATAAAGCATCATTTAATAGTTGGCGCGCTAATTAGTGTTTGGCTATTTGTTTTTGCTTTCATCATAAGACCTTTTGACGACGGAACGATAAATTTTAAAGCCTGGCTTTTAATTAGTTTAGGTTTTAGTGTTTTGGCATTTTTATGTTATTCAATTGTCGGATTTGTTCAAAAGAATATTTACGCGAAGAGATCAAAATGGAATATCAGTTTAGAAATCGCAACTATAGTTTTCTTTTATTTGATTTATCTTTTTGGAACTTACACCTATTATAAAAGTCCAATTTTGAACGGAGGATATAGTTTTACTGCATTTTTCTCGATTATCTTTATCAAAGTAGTGCTGATTTTAACTCCTGTAATTGTTTTGGCGAGGAGATATTTGCTTAAACTGATTCCGGTAAAAGAGGATTTTTTGGTTATTAAAGGAGAAAACAAATTAGATTTTTTAAAAATCAAAAAAGCAGATTTGGTTTGTGTTTCGAATGCGCAAAATTATGTCGAGATATTTTATTTGGAAAATAATCAGCTTCGGGCAAAACTGATTCGTTCTTCACTCAAAAAAGTGCAGGAAGATTTTGATTTTTTGCTTCAAATTCATCGTTCGCATTTGATAAATCCAACGCATTTTAAATCCTGGAGGAATTCAAATACGATCCTTCTTACTCAAATAGAACTTCCGGTATCCAAAAATTATAAAGCAAGTCTTTTGACTTTGTAA
- a CDS encoding GNAT family N-acetyltransferase produces MKSNIKIRKIEKQDLDFVYKAICELENEVLDFEIFETIFSENISNPKNLYLIAESETEGLGFISFHTQNLLHHCGLVGEIQEFFIHLKYRGKGVGRLLINEVVDFAEQHNLKSIEVTTNKRRAENVAIYENLGFTLSHNKFTIYR; encoded by the coding sequence ATGAAATCAAATATTAAAATTAGAAAAATAGAAAAACAAGATCTGGACTTCGTTTACAAAGCCATCTGCGAACTCGAAAATGAAGTTTTAGATTTTGAAATTTTCGAAACGATCTTCAGTGAGAATATTTCAAACCCGAAAAATCTCTATCTGATTGCCGAAAGCGAAACAGAAGGTTTAGGTTTTATTAGTTTTCATACCCAAAATCTTTTGCATCATTGTGGATTGGTGGGGGAGATTCAGGAGTTTTTTATTCATCTGAAATATCGCGGGAAAGGGGTTGGCAGGTTATTGATAAATGAGGTTGTAGATTTTGCAGAACAGCATAATTTAAAAAGTATTGAGGTGACCACAAATAAAAGACGAGCAGAGAATGTCGCGATTTACGAAAATCTTGGGTTTACTTTAAGTCATAATAAGTTTACGATCTACCGATAA
- a CDS encoding polymer-forming cytoskeletal protein, whose amino-acid sequence MQTPNFKLITIAEIKKNYPFLTEDEKFDYFEDWEDSDYFVVANGEVNFEGNFYLDLYEDKEKKGLAGLLNLPIKRIEEIRIEGVLIDGDLFTTGSIINAEGDYGPYVFVSGNVNCQSLLLGGANVQINGNVVAKEVVMTFYNHGSFNCSGLIEAPVFIVTDHNTTFSERKSKLFYYNDRADDTEPQNECEYDDETDEEIMSKELRKLLDNPLIETFEELERDLARGELVLQQNNPPVKTYEYWRERVLANYRDLKLVPMEFKTEELCTLALNSTFHALPFVHQDLVTAERCEKLVTKDGFALQVIPDERITKELSFKAAQSGTMLRFIPEEYYSEELIVLVFKNGKHEPDINDVPSLFITASLLIEYVKIGKGLWLDKACKQSGIDKGMVLKEVIDSGIQYLENIFGNHFSKETVEYAFSVYKNQEEWNNYVQKYKVKFERLGLNEYLF is encoded by the coding sequence ATGCAGACTCCCAATTTTAAACTTATTACCATAGCAGAAATAAAAAAGAATTATCCCTTTTTAACAGAAGATGAAAAGTTCGATTATTTTGAGGATTGGGAAGACAGCGATTATTTTGTAGTTGCCAATGGCGAAGTAAATTTTGAAGGGAATTTTTATCTGGATCTGTACGAAGATAAAGAGAAAAAAGGACTCGCTGGTTTGTTGAATCTTCCAATAAAAAGGATTGAGGAAATAAGAATTGAAGGTGTATTGATCGATGGTGATCTCTTTACAACCGGATCTATTATCAATGCCGAAGGTGATTATGGACCGTATGTTTTCGTAAGCGGAAATGTGAATTGTCAAAGTTTGTTATTAGGCGGGGCTAATGTTCAGATAAATGGAAATGTCGTGGCTAAAGAAGTGGTTATGACTTTTTACAATCATGGCAGTTTTAATTGTTCAGGTTTAATAGAAGCGCCTGTTTTTATAGTGACAGATCACAATACAACATTTTCAGAAAGAAAAAGTAAGCTGTTTTACTATAATGACAGAGCTGATGATACGGAGCCCCAGAATGAATGTGAATATGACGACGAAACCGATGAGGAAATTATGTCGAAAGAACTTCGGAAATTATTGGATAATCCGCTGATTGAAACATTTGAAGAATTAGAACGGGATTTGGCAAGAGGAGAATTAGTGCTCCAACAAAATAATCCTCCTGTAAAAACTTATGAATACTGGCGTGAACGTGTTTTGGCAAATTATAGAGATCTTAAATTGGTTCCGATGGAATTTAAAACGGAAGAGCTCTGTACTCTGGCGTTGAATAGTACATTTCATGCTCTGCCGTTTGTTCACCAGGATTTAGTAACAGCTGAACGCTGCGAAAAATTAGTAACTAAAGATGGTTTTGCGCTTCAGGTCATTCCTGATGAACGGATCACAAAAGAACTTTCCTTTAAAGCTGCCCAAAGCGGTACAATGCTGCGATTTATTCCGGAAGAATATTATTCAGAAGAATTGATCGTATTGGTTTTTAAAAATGGAAAACACGAACCAGATATTAATGATGTTCCTTCTCTATTTATTACAGCTAGTCTTCTGATAGAATATGTGAAAATTGGAAAAGGTCTTTGGCTTGACAAAGCCTGTAAACAAAGCGGAATTGATAAAGGAATGGTTTTAAAAGAAGTGATTGATTCAGGAATTCAATATTTAGAGAATATTTTTGGGAATCATTTTAGTAAGGAGACAGTTGAATATGCTTTTTCTGTTTATAAAAATCAAGAGGAGTGGAACAACTACGTTCAAAAATACAAGGTTAAATTTGAGCGTCTTGGTTTGAATGAATATTTATTCTGA